From a single Populus nigra chromosome 18, ddPopNigr1.1, whole genome shotgun sequence genomic region:
- the LOC133678453 gene encoding truncated transcription factor CAULIFLOWER D-like isoform X3, which yields MTNMGRGKVELKRIENPTRRQVTFSKRRNGLLKKAFELSILCDAEVSLIVFSPTGKFYQFASHEMERTIARYRSEAGLSGPNDSHTRSLEFWRREIEELQKTINETEAQLRHCIGEDIEMLGMKELKQLERQLKTGVERVRSKKLRIAAEHVNWLKGKQRSIQEENACLKKRLHELHDGNISSRIWEPNARKAIQLRTIDDGSHH from the exons ATG ACAAATATGGGGAGAGGGAAAGTGGAGCTAAAGAGAATAGAGAATCCAACTCGTAGGCAAGTAACCTTCTCAAAGAGGAGAAATGGGCTTCTGAAGAAAGCTTTTGAGCTTTCAATTCTGTGTGATGCTGAAGTTTCCCTCATTGTTTTTTCCCCGACCGGAAAGTTTTACCAGTTTGCAAGTCATGA GATGGAAAGGACGATCGCTAGGTACCGGAGTGAAGCCGGCCTGTCTGGACCAAATGACTCACACACTAGATCCTTGGAG TTTTGGAGACGTGAGATTGAAGAGTTACAGAAAACTATAAATGAAACGGAAGCACAGCTTAG GCACTGTATAGGAGAAGATATAGAAATGTTGGGGATGAAAGAGTTGAAGCAGCTAGAACGACAATTAAAGACAGGAGTAGAACGTGTCCGCTCTAAGAAG TTACGCATCGCCGCAGAGCACGTCAACTGGTTGAAAGGAAAG CAAAGATCCATTCAAGAGGAGAATGCTTGTCTGAAGAAAAGA TTGCATGAGCTGCATGATGGCAACATAAGCTCGAGGATTTGGGAACCAAATGCACGTAAAGCGATTCAGCTGAG GACGATTGATGATGGATCTCACCATTAA
- the LOC133678453 gene encoding truncated transcription factor CAULIFLOWER D-like isoform X1 has product MTNMGRGKVELKRIENPTRRQVTFSKRRNGLLKKAFELSILCDAEVSLIVFSPTGKFYQFASHESVVLLPPMMERTIARYRSEAGLSGPNDSHTRSLEFWRREIEELQKTINETEAQLRHCIGEDIEMLGMKELKQLERQLKTGVERVRSKKLRIAAEHVNWLKGKQRSIQEENACLKKRLHELHDGNISSRIWEPNARKAIQLRTIDDGSHH; this is encoded by the exons ATG ACAAATATGGGGAGAGGGAAAGTGGAGCTAAAGAGAATAGAGAATCCAACTCGTAGGCAAGTAACCTTCTCAAAGAGGAGAAATGGGCTTCTGAAGAAAGCTTTTGAGCTTTCAATTCTGTGTGATGCTGAAGTTTCCCTCATTGTTTTTTCCCCGACCGGAAAGTTTTACCAGTTTGCAAGTCATGAGTCAGTAGTTCTTCTTCCTCCCAT GATGGAAAGGACGATCGCTAGGTACCGGAGTGAAGCCGGCCTGTCTGGACCAAATGACTCACACACTAGATCCTTGGAG TTTTGGAGACGTGAGATTGAAGAGTTACAGAAAACTATAAATGAAACGGAAGCACAGCTTAG GCACTGTATAGGAGAAGATATAGAAATGTTGGGGATGAAAGAGTTGAAGCAGCTAGAACGACAATTAAAGACAGGAGTAGAACGTGTCCGCTCTAAGAAG TTACGCATCGCCGCAGAGCACGTCAACTGGTTGAAAGGAAAG CAAAGATCCATTCAAGAGGAGAATGCTTGTCTGAAGAAAAGA TTGCATGAGCTGCATGATGGCAACATAAGCTCGAGGATTTGGGAACCAAATGCACGTAAAGCGATTCAGCTGAG GACGATTGATGATGGATCTCACCATTAA
- the LOC133678453 gene encoding truncated transcription factor CAULIFLOWER D-like isoform X2 has translation MGRGKVELKRIENPTRRQVTFSKRRNGLLKKAFELSILCDAEVSLIVFSPTGKFYQFASHESVVLLPPMMERTIARYRSEAGLSGPNDSHTRSLEFWRREIEELQKTINETEAQLRHCIGEDIEMLGMKELKQLERQLKTGVERVRSKKLRIAAEHVNWLKGKQRSIQEENACLKKRLHELHDGNISSRIWEPNARKAIQLRTIDDGSHH, from the exons ATGGGGAGAGGGAAAGTGGAGCTAAAGAGAATAGAGAATCCAACTCGTAGGCAAGTAACCTTCTCAAAGAGGAGAAATGGGCTTCTGAAGAAAGCTTTTGAGCTTTCAATTCTGTGTGATGCTGAAGTTTCCCTCATTGTTTTTTCCCCGACCGGAAAGTTTTACCAGTTTGCAAGTCATGAGTCAGTAGTTCTTCTTCCTCCCAT GATGGAAAGGACGATCGCTAGGTACCGGAGTGAAGCCGGCCTGTCTGGACCAAATGACTCACACACTAGATCCTTGGAG TTTTGGAGACGTGAGATTGAAGAGTTACAGAAAACTATAAATGAAACGGAAGCACAGCTTAG GCACTGTATAGGAGAAGATATAGAAATGTTGGGGATGAAAGAGTTGAAGCAGCTAGAACGACAATTAAAGACAGGAGTAGAACGTGTCCGCTCTAAGAAG TTACGCATCGCCGCAGAGCACGTCAACTGGTTGAAAGGAAAG CAAAGATCCATTCAAGAGGAGAATGCTTGTCTGAAGAAAAGA TTGCATGAGCTGCATGATGGCAACATAAGCTCGAGGATTTGGGAACCAAATGCACGTAAAGCGATTCAGCTGAG GACGATTGATGATGGATCTCACCATTAA